The window GCAAGTGCTTCACGTACATCATCAAGCTTGAATGGCTTAATAATGGCTTCAATCTTTTTCATGTTCATCCCTTAAACTGTGCGAATAGGTCATTATCGGTTAGCTATAGTAAACATTCAATGAAAAAAGCCAGAGCTTTAAAGCTCTGGCTCGAAATTTATCGTCTTGTTTAATCAGCGCTTTGAGAAGGTTTTACTTAAGGCTTGCGTAGTAAGCGGCTAGATTTGCGATGTCTTCATCACTCAGCATAGAAGCTTGAGCCTGCATTACAGCGGCCAAACCACCATTACGCTGTTTTGTTTTGTACGCATTGATTGATGAAACGATGTACTGCTCGTTTTGTCCTTTCAGGTTTGGGTAACCCGGAATCATAGCGATACCATCAGCACCATGACACGCCGCACAGATCGCTGCTTTAGCTTGACCTGCAGCAACATCACCCGCCAGAGCGTTACCACTCAATAGTCCGAATCCAAGAACTAATCCTAGTGTAATTTTTTTCATTGCATATTCCATTAATTATTTTTATTAAAGTGACGTCGAATTGTGACACAAACTTTTTCTACTTGCTCCAAAGCGCTTCACAATCTTGACCTTCGTAGTTCTTATCTACGAATAATCCTAAAACAGCGATCACTCGATCGCCATCCATTAATATAGGTGTTCTGCGTCTTAACCAACTGGGTACTTGGTATTCCTGAAACAGCTTCTTGAGCTTTCTGCTATGCCCGCGCCCGACAGGATGAGCCGAGAGCCCTTCAGGGTTAAAAATGACTCGTAGTGATTCGCTTGTACTCGAGAAACTAAAGCTTTGCGAATCACAGTTATGAGTAACAGAATCACTCGGTAATGAGTTTAAGTGGACCTCTCCTAAGTCATCAGGCAACACTAAGTTGTCACCAATCGAAAGAGCACTTTGCCAGTCGGATAAGTCTTTGGTCTCTTTCACTAAGTAGAGCTGATGATTGAATCGTCGTACTTCAACATCATTCAACACTAGCTTAGGGTTGGCGTCCGCCTGAGCACAAGCCACTTCATCCCAAATAAGTTTTAGCTGCTTTTGGCTTGGCATCGGTTGATTACAATGGCTGATCCACATTCTGATCAAACGTGCTCGTAACAAATCAGAATGCTGAGATAACGCCTCAATGCTTAAGCTCTTACTGCCTCCTAAAGCTTGCAGGAAGTGTGATTCAAGCAACTCATCGAGCAATAACTCTTGCTCTGCGCAAAGCTGAGCACTGCGGCTTACCGACTCGCGAAAACTAGGCCAGCGCTCAGTCAGCGTTGGCGTGACTTGATGGCGAATAAAGTTACGGTCAAAACGCAGATCCTGATTACTCTCATCTTCGACCCAAGTTAACCCCATGTCGTGAGCCGATGCTTCGATGTCTGATCGAGTCACTGACAGCAAAGGCCTCACAATAAACGCTTCGCCAAACGACATCACTTTCGCCATTGAAGAGAGTCCTTTCGGACCACTGCCACGCTTTAACGCCAACAAGAAGGTTTCAAGTTGATCGTCAATGTGCTGACCCGTAACAAGCACATCGCCCTTTCTGATGTGTTGCTGAAAAGCTTGGTATCGAGCATCTCGAGCAAGCTTTTCAACGCTCGCACCACTGTTGATATCCAGCGAGACTCGCTCAACAGCTAACGAAACCGACGAAGCATCGCACCATGCTTGGCATTGTTCTACCCAGTGGTCGGCATGTTCGCTTAGGCCATGGTGGACATGTACCGCACGACACTCAATGCCATGCGTTTGCGAGTACTGCGCCGCGAACTCTAACAAAACTCGAGAATCAACACCGCCACTGAAAGCCACGATCAATCTACTAGGCTTGAGTGCGCTTTGATGAAGTACCGATGTGAAGGTTTCGATTAAGTGAGTCATGAGCGAGTTAACCATGAGAGTAGGTTTGAAGGGAGAATGTTCTAATAATAAAAAAGGGTTGGCACTGAGTCCAACCCTTTCATCATCTTGTTACTTGAAGCTGCCTCATTTCAAGGCACGCTTATCAGCAGTAACCGTAGCTCATTAGGCGTTGGTAACGACGCTCAAGAAGCGATTCGTTGTCAAACTGCTCTAGCTCTTCTAGCTGCTTAACTAGCATGTCTTTCATGTTCTGAGCCGTTTGTACTGGATCGCGGTGCGCGCCACCTAGAGGCTCAGGAATAATTTCGTCGATAAGCTCTAGCTCTTTCAGGCGAGGAGCAACTAGGCCCATCGCTTCAGCAGCTTGTGGCGCTTTATCTGAATCACGCCACAGGATTGAAGCACAACCTTCTGGAGAGATTACTGAGTACGTAGAGTACTGAAGCATGTTCACGTAGTCGCCAACACCGATCGCTAGTGCACCACCAGAACCGCCTTCACCAACAACGTTACAGATAACTGGAACTGAAAGGCCAGCCATTACTTTAAGGTTCTTTGCGATCGCTTCAGATTGACCACGTTCTTCAGCACCAACACCTGGGTAAGCACCCGCTGTGTCGATGAAAGTAATAATTGGCATGTTGAAACGCTCAGCCGTTTCCATTAGGCGAAGTGCCTTACGGTAACCTTCTGGCTTTGGCATACCAAAGTTACGGATCACTTTCTCTTTAGTCTCACGACCTTTCTGGTGACCAATAACCATAACAGGACGACCATTTAGACGAGCCATACCACCTACAATTGCTTTGTCGTCAGCGTAAGCGCGATCGCCCGCCATCTCTTCAAATTCTGTGAAGGCATGCTCCAGGTAATCTTTTGTGTACGGACGTTGAGGGTGACGAGCAAGTTGAGCTACCTGCCACGCACCTAAGTCACTAAAGATTTTCTGTTTAAGCTCTAAGCTTTTTTTCTCTAGTTGTTCAATTTCTTTGTCTAGATCTACCGCTGTGTCACCACCGTGACGCGAAACGTCACGTAGCGCTTCGATTTTTGCTTCAAGTTCAGCGATAGGCTTTTCAAATTCTAGAAAGTTCAGGCTCATCTATGAATCCTTGTTGATTCAGCTCCACAATCATGGAGCTAAATTTTAGTTAAATTCGAGTTCTACTTGGCTATTTCCAAGCAGCTGTTTTAATTCGTCTAGTAATGTATCACTTGGCGTCACACGCCATTCTGTGCCCAATGTTAACCGCGCTCTAGCGTCGGCACGCTGGTAGTATACATTGACTGGGACCGTTCCGGCTCTATAAGGTTCTAAGATTTGACTAAAGCGTTCAAAAAATTGACCATTAATTTGGGATTGGTCGATAGATATCGACACCCCACGAGCATATTTCTCACGGGCGCTTCCTAAGTCCATGACCTCGCGCGCGGACATTTTAAGCCCACCATTGAAATCATCAAAGCTGACCTGTCCAGAAACGACCACAATTTTATCTTTTTCGAGCAATTCAGCGTAGCGATCGAGCGCATCCGAGAACAACATCACTTCCATTCGCCCCGATCGGTCGTCGAGGGTCATCAAACCAATTCGAGTTCCGCGTTTCGTGGTCATTACCCTAGCAGCAATGACCAAACCTGCAATCGTTAAAGACTGATCACGACGCGTCGGCGTCGCATCTTTCAAGCGACAGCTGGTGTATTTCGCAAGTTCTTTAATGTAAGCATTCACCGGGTGACCCGTTAAATACAAACCAAGCGTTTCGCGTTCACCTTCTAGCCAAACCTTTTCAGGCCATTTAGGCACTTGAGTATACTTGTGTTCAACCTCTTCCGGAGCGTCGGTCAAAACACCAAACATATCCGATTGACCAAAAGCCTCAGCGTGGTGATGTTGGCTTGCCGCCTTAACCGCATCTTTCAATGAGGCCATCATTGCTGCTCGGTGAGGGCCTAATCTATCTAAGGCGCCTGACAGAATCAACTTTTCGATAACACGCTTGTTCACTTTTTTCAGATCAAGTCGTGCACAGAAGTCGAACAAGTCTTTAAAGTAACCGCCTTTGTTACGCGCTTCGATAATGGCTTCAATTGGGCCTTCACCAACCCCTTTAATCGCACCAATGCCATAAACAATTGCGCCATCTTCATCGACATTAAAGCGGTATAAACCGGAGTTAATATCAGGCGGAAGAAGCTTGAGCTTCATACGGAAACATTCATCGACAAGGCCAATAACCTTCTCGGTGTTATCCATATCCGCGGTCATTACTGCCGCCATGAATTCCGCAGGGTAGTGCGTTTTCAACCACAGTGTTTGATAAGAAACCAGTGCGTATGCAGCCGAGTGAGATTTGTTAAAGCCGTAGCCCGCAAACTTCTCTACCAAGTCAAAGATCTTCATGGACAGTTCGCCATCAACACCATTGGCTTCAGCACCTTCTTTAAAGGTACCGCGCTGTTTTGCCATCTCTTCAGGCTTTTTCTTACCCATCGCACGACGCAGCATATCGGCTCCACCAAGCGTATAACCCGCAAGGATCTGAGCGATTTGCATTACCTGTTCTTGATACAGGATGATGCCGTACGTAGGTTCTAGTGTCTCTTTAAGCGATTCGTGTTGCCACGTTTCATCAGGGTAAGAGACCGCCTCTCGTCCGTGTTTACGGTCGATAAAGTTATCTACCATGCCTGATTGCAGAGGGCCCGGACGGAACAAGGCCACTAATGCGATGATATCTTCAAAACAGTCGGGTTGCAGACGCTTGATCAGATCTTTCATACCGCGAGATTCCAGTTGGAATACCGCCGTCGTTTCAGAATTTTGTAATAAGTTAAATGATGCTTGATCATCCAGAGGAATCGACTCGATACGAACCGGATCTTTCCCCTCTTTCTTCAAACGTGGGTTCACTAGGCCTAGTGCCCAGTCAATGATCGTCAGTGTACGCAACCCCAAGAAGTCAAACTTAACCAAGCCAGCAGTTTCTACGTCATTCTTATCGAATTGCGTTACTGGGAAGTTACCTTCCGCATCGGCATAGATAGGTGCAAAATCAGTAATCGTGGTCGGTGAGATTACAACACCACCCGCGTGTTTACCTGCGTTTCGCGTACAACCTTCTAGAATTCGACATTTATCGATCAGTTCACGAACTTCTTCATCGCCGTCGTAGAGTTCTGGCAAGGCAGGCTCAGCTAGGAAGGCTTTCTCTAGTGTCATACCCGGATCAGGCGGTACAAGCTTTGAAATTCGATCGACAAAGCCAAACGGGTGACCCAGTACACGGCCTACATCGCGGATTACCGCTTTCGCCGCCATGGTACCGAAGGTAATGATCTGAGAAACAGCATCACGACCGTACATTTCAGCCACGTGATCAATAACTTGGTCACGCTTATCCATACAGAAGTCGATATCGAAATCGGGCATGGATACACGTTCTGGGTTCAAGAAACGTTCGAACAGCAAGTCGTATTCAAGTGGATCAAGATCGGTGATATCAAGCGCGTAAGCCACCAAAGAACCGGCACCAGAACCACGACCAGGACCTACTGGTACATCATTATCTTTTGACCACTGGATAAACTCCATTACGATCAAGAAGTAACCTGGGAAACCCATGTTGTTGACAACTTCAAGCTCGATCTTGAGTCGCTCATCGTATTCAGGCCTGCGTTCAGCTCTGACTTTCTCATCAGGAAATAGGAATGCTAAACGTCGTTCAAGACCTTCTTCTGACTTTTTGATCAAGAAGTCTTCAATCGCCAAACCTTCCGTCGGGAAGTTAGGCAAGAAGTATTCGCCCAATCGCACGGTGACATTACAACGCTTAGCGATCTCAACACTGTTTTCTAGAGCTTCAGGAATGTCTGAGAACAGCTCACACATCTCTTCTTCGCTACGTAGATACTGCTGTGGGCTGTAGTTTTTTGGTCGACGTGGATCAACCATGGTAAAGCCGTCGTGAATCGCCACACGGATTTCATGAGCGTCAAACAAGTCTTCAGAAATGAATACCACTTCGTTGGTCGCGACAACTGGCAAGTCTTCTTGCTCGGCGAGTTCCAGCGCAAAGTGCAGATAAGACTCTTCATCCGGACGTCCTGTACGGATCAGCTCCAGATAAAATCGGTCGGCAAAGTGTGTTTTGTAAAACTCGACACTACTTGCAACCAACTCTCGGTTGCCTTTCAGCAACGCCTTACCAATCTCACCTTCTTTCGCACCCGATAAAAGAATCAGGCCTTCGGCATGCTCAATCAGCCACTCTTTATCAATCACTGGCTGATGCTGTACGTGACCACGAAGGTAAGCTTTTGAAATCAATAACGTTAGGTTATTGTAACCTTTGTTACTCGTTGCAATAACGGTGAGTTTGGTCAATTCGTCGCCAAACTCAGGAGACTGCATCAGGAAGTCAGCACCAATAATTGGCTTAACCCCACACCCATGGGCTGTACCGTAGAATTTCACCAAACCACATAGGTTGGTAAAGTCGGTCAGTGCTAGAGCAGGCATACCCATCTCAGCAACTTTCTTAACCAGTGGCGGTACCTTTGATAGGCCATCCACCATAGAAAAGTCACTGTGTACGCGAAGGTGAACAAATTTTGGATCTGACATTATTTTTCCTGAGTTCTAGGCTTGAGCCTAGGATTACAACTGTGTGTATTCTATTTTTTTCTACTGCAAGTAGGCAACTTTATTCGATGCCCAGCTCCAATCAATAGGAAGTCACTATCAACAAGAAGCAACTATCAATAGGAAGCCAGAGCAATATAAAGTTTAATCGATGCGCTCTAATCTATGCCAAGAATACGTTTTACTGGCTTAAAGCTTTTGCGGTAATGCTCAGTTACACCATGTTTTTCAATCGCTTCGAAATGCGCTTTGGTCGGGTAACCTTTATGTTGAGCAAAACCAAACTCTGGATGAAGCTTATCAAGTTCTTCCATCTCTTGGTCACGAACTACCTTAGCGATGATAGACGCTGCGCTGATTTCAGCAACTCGCAAGTCCCCTTTCACAATCGCCAAACCATCCATCGGTAATTCTGGAACACGGTTACCATCGATCAGAGCCATGTCTGGCTGAACGCTTAGCCCTGCGATAGCTCGCTGCATAGCAACCATGGTCGCTTGTAGAATATTTAACTCATCAATTTCTTGTGGAGAGCAACGGCCCACCGACCACGCCAATGCTTTCTCTTTTATCTCAGGAAGCAGCGCAAGACGTTTCTTCTCTGACAATTTTTTTGAGTCGTTTAAGCCTTCAATGGGATTATTAGGATCGAGGATAACGGCCGCAGTCACGACATCACCGACTAATGGGCCACGACCCACTTCATCCACACCAGCAAACAACTGGTAGCCTTGAGGGTATTCAAACGGAGGAAGCTCTTTTTTCTCTTTTACTGCCATCATTATTCTCTTAGTGTTCTGTAAACAAGCGTTTTATGACTCAACAAATGGTCGGTTAATCAGTTTCAATACCGCGTTAGCCGCTTGTTTATCCGCGTCTTTACGGATCCAGTGATGCATTTCAGTAAAGCGTTCAATCAATGGCGCATTGTCCGTTGAAAGCATCTTGTCGACCGATGGGAAAAGGTAATCTGGGTGACACTCTTCAAGAATGTGTTCTTTTACGATTTCTTCACCCGCTAGGATATTCGGTAACGAGACAAATTCTGTGATCGACAATTTCTTCACGATATAGCCAGTGAGCTTGTTGACCTTGTAGCCTACGACCATCGGACGCTTAAGCAACATACATTCAAGTGCAACGGTACCAGAAGCTAGTAGAACTGAGTCGGAAGCGGTAATCACGTTTCTCGCAGTATCTTCCACTAGTGTGAATTCCAACTCAGGTGCGGTAGCTTGCCATATCTCGATAAACTGTTTTTTACGCTGTTCATTAACCAACGCAACAACAAAGTTAATATCAGGATATTTCTGCTTAATACGCTGACAAGTCTCGATAAATGGCTGAGCAATCAAGCTCATTTCACCACCACGACTACCCGGCAATACCGCTAGCCACTGCTTATCTTGATCAAGACCTAAAAGCTCTCGAGCGTCTCGTTTACTCGGTTCCAAAGGAATCGAGTCTGCCAACGTATGGCCAACGAATTCACAGGCAACGTTATATTTATCGTAGAACGCTTTTTCGAACGGTAGGAAAGCCAATACCAAGTCGGTTGCTTTATCGATTTTAAAGATACGCTTTGGACGCCAAGCCCATACTGAAGGACTCACGTAATGCACTGTTTTGATGCCAGCGTTCTTAAGATCCAACTCAAGCCTCAGGTTGAAGTCAGGCGCATCAATACCAACAAACACATCGGGTGGATTTTGAGTGAAATACTTCACCAGTTCCGCTTTCACTTTAAGTAAGCGAGGCAAACGTCCCAGTACTTCAACCAAGCCCATCACAGCAAGCTCTTCCATTTCGAAAAGAGACTCACAACCAAGGGCTTTCATTTTGGGGCCGCCAATACCGACGAATTCTGCATTTGGGTATTGTGATTTAATCGCTTTTATAAAGCCTTCACCCAGTGTGTCGCCAGAAAGCTCCCCAACAACGATGCCCACACGCAGTGGTTCGTTCGAAACAAAATTCGAGGTGTTAGTTTGTGTATCTTGCTGTGCCATAGTTTTCCCTTCTCGCCTAAAGCAAAAAAGACCGCCTAATGAGTAGCGATCTTTTTGTTATACCAATCTGATTAAGTAATTACTGTCATACTTGCGCTGATTGGTACACAATCACATCAAGTATTAACGAATAATACCGCGCTCAGAGTTCTCTAGCATTTCTAGCATAGGAGTAACCGAAGTAAACTCTTTTGCCATTTCAACTAAAGCCGCTTTCGCTTCTTCAAGTGTTTTACCTGAACGGTATAACTCTTTGTACGCTTTCTGTAGTGCACGAATTTCAGGTTTCTCAAATCCGTTACGCTTCAAGCCAACAAGGTTCAAACCAAATGGAGCAGCGTGGTTACCCTGTGCAAGCACGTACGGCAGTACATCTTGAACAACTGCAGAACAACCGCCAATGTACGCATAAGCGCCAATTGAACAGAACGGGTGAATCGCAGACAGTGCCATTACGCCAGCGTAATCGCCAACCGTCACGTGACCGCCAAGGATAGCGTTGTTACCAATGTGAGTGTGGTTTCCAACGATTACATCATGCGCTACGTGAGCGTTTACACAAAGTAAGTTGTCGTCACCAATCACTGTGGTTGCTTTGTCTTGAGTCGTACCACGGTGGATCTGAACGGCTTCACGAATCACGTTGCGATCACCGATCACTACTGTTGTTGCTTCGCCGCCATACTTCTTGTCTTGGTTTTCTTCACCAATCACAGCGTGTGGGAAGATACGGTTTTCTTTACCAATGGTTGTGTGACCTTTAATCACAACGTGCGACATAATCTCTGTGTCGTCACCAATAGTCACAGTACCAGCAATGTAAGTGAAAGGCCCAACCGTCACGTTAGCACCGATAGTTACATCACCTTCGATTACTGCTGCCGGGTGAATTTTCGCTGTTTCATGAATCATATTAAAACTCTCTACGAGCACATTTAAGTTCAGCTGAACACACTACAGCGCCGTCAACTTTAGCCACACCGTTAAATGATGCAATGCCACGACGTTCTTTTAGGAACTCAACTTCGATAACCAGTTGGTCACCAGGTACCACTGGCTTACGGAATTTTGCTTTATCAACACTTGCGAAGTAGTAAAGTTCGTTACCAGAAGGCGCACCAAAAGATTTAAATGCAAGAAGACCTGTAGCTTGAGCCATTGCTTCTAAGATCAACACGCCTGGGAATACAGGAAGCTGTGGGAAGTGGCCTGTGAACTGAGGTTCATTAACAGAAACATTCTTAATCGCGGTCAGTGTTTTTTCTTTTTCAAAGCTAGTCACACGATCAACCATTAAGAATGGGTAGCGATGAGGTAATAGTTCCTGAATTTCAGTAATGTTCATCGTTGTCTGTTCAGTAGTCAAAGTCGTATTCCTATGTATATTCTTTATTTAATTAGAAGGATTATAAACGAAAAAGACTCGCTGTACGCGAGCCTTTTATTAGAAATGCTGGAATTATGATTCCGCGCTCTTCTCGATAAGTTTTTCAACGGTTTTCAAACGCTTGTTCATTTCATCAATACGATGAACTCGCGTCGCTGTTTTACGCCAGTCTTTATTTGGCTGTAAAGGAATACCAGATGAATACATACCTTTCTCAGTGATGCTGCGCATTACCATCCCCATACCGGTGATTGTAACGCCGTCAACGATTTCAATGTGACCATTAATCACACAACCGCCACCAATAATACAGTACTTACCTATCGTAGTGCTGCCAGCCACAATAGTACCACCAGCAATTGCCGAACCATATCCGATGTGAACATTGTGAGCAATTTGAAGTTGGTTATCTAAGATAACGTTGTCTTCAATCACTGTATCGTCCAACGCACCACGGTCGATGGTCGTACACGCGCCAATTTCTACGCGGTTACCAACGCGAACCGAACCGACTTGAGGGATCTTAACCCACTCGCCTTTTTCGTTCGCATAACCAAAGCCATCAGAACCAATCACTGTGCTTGATTGAATCAAACACGCAGTGCCAATGATCACTTCATGATAAATACTTACATTAGCCCAAAGCTTAGTGCCTGAGCCAATTTGAGCATTCTTACCAATAAAACAACCAGCACCAATGATCACGTCATCACCAAGGACAACACCAGATTCAATCACAGCATTTGCACCAATAGACACATTTTGTCCAATGGTTGCATCACCGGAGATTGAAGCTGAATCAGCGATAGCCGCAGCCGGTGCAGGAGTAATGTCCAGCGCTTGAGCAACTTTAGCAAAAGCAACATAAGGGTCATTAACCACAATTACATTGGTTTTACACAGTTCGCGTTCACTCTCTTTAACCATAATAGCGGATGCTTTACAGTCACCTAGGTGCTTGCTGTACTTCACGTTAGAAAGGAACGTAATACTTCCTTCTAGCGCTTTATCCATAGGAGCAACCGCTGAAACAGTAATAGTACCGTCTCCGTGTAGCTCTCCCCCGGTAATCGTTGCCAATTCGGCTAAAGTCAGATTCTTCATAAAACTTATTTCAGTGCTTTAATTACTTTCTCAGAGATGTTGTATTCTGGCTTGCCATATTGCAGAGCTTGAATATCAACAATCATGTCGTAGCCTTCTTTCTCTGCAACTTTTGTTACAGCATCTTGAATCACTTTGAATAGCTTCTGCTTCTCTTGTGCTTCACGACGTTGGCTTGCTTTTTCTAGTGCTTGAGCTTTGATTTTGTACTTGCTGTCCAATTGACCAACTTCGATACGAAGTTTTTCAATTTCATCAGGACCTAGCAATTCGCCATCACGCTTAAGCTTTTCGATCTTGGTCTTAGCTTCAGCTTGGATGCTTTGAAGCTCAGCCGCTTTATCTTTGAACTCTTCCTGCATTTTTTGAAGAACAACTTCACGCTGAGGTAGAGCCTGGAATACTTGTGCAGTGTTTACATAACCCACTTTTTGCGCAGCTTCTGCAGCTGTTGCAAAGAAAGAAGAGCTAAGAACTACAAGGCCTAAACCTGCTGCTTTAATCATATTTTTCAAAATATTGTCCTTTAAATATTAGAAAGTTCTACCAATGGTAAATGTGAAGAATTCCTCATCATCACCTTCGTAAATTTTAACTGGTTTCGCTAGAGAGAAAACCAGTGGGCCCATCGGAGACATCCACTGAAGGGCTGCACCATAAGATGAACGGTAATTGGTTGGATCTGAGTAATCGTAGTAGTACTGGCTGCCACTGTTAGGTGCGCCACGGTCTACGAACTCAGTATCCCATACACTTGCCATGTCGAAGAAGACACTGGTTCGAATTTGGCTACGCGCTTCATCAGAAGCAAACGGTGTAGGTACAATTAACTCTAAACTCGCCAAAGCAACCGCGTTACCACCAACCGAGTCATCGGTAGCAGAATCGTATGTAGGGTTGTTACCCGTGCTGTTTCCGTAAACGGCTTTTGGACCCGCTGAGTTAGAACCAAAGCCACGCAGCGTTGTAAAACCACCCGCGTAGTAGTTCTCGTAGAATGGGAACAAGTTATCATTACCATCCGTTTGACCATAACCATTACCATAGCCTAATCGGCCACGCATCAATAGTGTGAACTCATGCTTTTTGGTCAGCGGGATGTAATGTTTTACATCGTACTGCGCTTTGAAGTACTTAGCATCAGAGCCCGGTACGGTCATTTTAGCAAAAGCACGTTGGTGGTTACCTTCTGTAGGGAAGAAACCACGGTTAAGATTGTTACGAGTCCAAGAGATATTGATATCGAAGTCATCGGTTAGGATGTGTTCGTCACCATATTGGTCAATACTTCTCGCGAACTGTTCAACTTGGATATACGTCGGAACGTTACCGATCTTGTTGTGCGTGTAGCCTACGCCAAATTCGATACGGTTAAGCTCATCCACAGGGAAACCCCATGTTAGGCTCGTACCATAACTTTGGTTGGTATAGTCGACGATACCCGCTTCAGATGCTTCAAACTCGTTGTAGAAGATCTTACCGCCCAAACTCACACCATCAAGGTTCCAGTATGGGTCACGGTAGTCCAAGCTCACGTTCTTTTGGTAATCGTTCATCATGGCACTTACGCCAACACGGTTACCAGAACCAGCAAAGTTGTCTTGTTGTAGGCCAACTTGGAAGCTCACACCCGATTCAGTACCGTAGCCGACACCAAAGTTGATGCTACCTGAGTTTGCTTCTTTTACGTTGTAAACCAAATCAACTTGATCGTCACTACCAGGAACACGTACTGTCTGTACATCAACCGTTTCGAAGAAACCTAAACGGTTAAGTCGGCTCTTACCAGTATCAATCGATCGAGAGTTAAGCCAGCTGCCTTCCATTTGACGCATTTCACGACGTAGAACTTCATCTTTGGTCGAGTTGTTACCCGTAAAGCGAATATCACGAACGTAGATACGGCTGCCCGCTTCTACATTGATAACAAGCGAAACCTCTTTGGTCTCATCATCGAATTCAGGAATAGTACGAACTTGTGGGTAGGCATAACCTGATTCACCAAGAATTCGCTTAACGCCTTCTTCTAAAGAAGTTACAGAAGAGCCGTTGTACGTATCGCCATCTTCAAATGGGACTAATGCATCAAAGTCAGCCTCACGGCCAATTAGCTCACCACGAAACGCGACATCTTTAACGGTGTATGCTTCGCCTTCATCAATACCCAGCGTGATGTAAACGCCTTTCTTGTCTGGAGAGATCGCAACTTGTGTCGAATCCACCTTAAACTTCAGATAACCACGATCAAGATAGTAAGATTTCAGAGCTTCGATATCACCCGCTAAAACTTGCTTTTGGTATTTTTCATCCGCAAGGAAATTCCACCATGCAACATCTACGTTTAGGTTAAAACGGCTAAGAAGTTCAGCATCAGAATAGACTTCGTTTCCGATAAAGTTAATTTGCTGAATCTTCGCAGATACGCCTTCAGTAAACACAAACTTAAGGTCAGAACGGTTACGTGGCAATGGAGTCACAACCGCTTTTACTGTCGCGTTGTATTTACCTACGCTGTAGTAAAAATCTTCAAGACCTTTCTCGATGTTACTCAGCGTTGTACGATCAAGCGCTTCACCTTCACGAACACCAGATGCATCTAGGTTCTGTTGAAGTTGCTCTTCTTTAATCGCTTTGTTACCCGAGAATGAAATGCTTGCGATAGTTGGTCGTTCTTTTACTTGAACAATCAAAACACCTTCATCACGCAGTACTTTAACGTCCTCAAAGTTACCTGAAGCATATAATGCACGAATGATCTCAGATACATCGCCTTCTTCTACTTGATCGCCAATACGCACCGGCATTTTCAGTAGAGCAGCACCAAGTGCAACACGCTGTAAACCTTCGATCTTAATATCTTGAACTACAAAGTTTTGTGCTC of the Vibrio lentus genome contains:
- the tilS gene encoding tRNA lysidine(34) synthetase TilS encodes the protein MTHLIETFTSVLHQSALKPSRLIVAFSGGVDSRVLLEFAAQYSQTHGIECRAVHVHHGLSEHADHWVEQCQAWCDASSVSLAVERVSLDINSGASVEKLARDARYQAFQQHIRKGDVLVTGQHIDDQLETFLLALKRGSGPKGLSSMAKVMSFGEAFIVRPLLSVTRSDIEASAHDMGLTWVEDESNQDLRFDRNFIRHQVTPTLTERWPSFRESVSRSAQLCAEQELLLDELLESHFLQALGGSKSLSIEALSQHSDLLRARLIRMWISHCNQPMPSQKQLKLIWDEVACAQADANPKLVLNDVEVRRFNHQLYLVKETKDLSDWQSALSIGDNLVLPDDLGEVHLNSLPSDSVTHNCDSQSFSFSSTSESLRVIFNPEGLSAHPVGRGHSRKLKKLFQEYQVPSWLRRRTPILMDGDRVIAVLGLFVDKNYEGQDCEALWSK
- the accA gene encoding acetyl-CoA carboxylase carboxyl transferase subunit alpha, with translation MSLNFLEFEKPIAELEAKIEALRDVSRHGGDTAVDLDKEIEQLEKKSLELKQKIFSDLGAWQVAQLARHPQRPYTKDYLEHAFTEFEEMAGDRAYADDKAIVGGMARLNGRPVMVIGHQKGRETKEKVIRNFGMPKPEGYRKALRLMETAERFNMPIITFIDTAGAYPGVGAEERGQSEAIAKNLKVMAGLSVPVICNVVGEGGSGGALAIGVGDYVNMLQYSTYSVISPEGCASILWRDSDKAPQAAEAMGLVAPRLKELELIDEIIPEPLGGAHRDPVQTAQNMKDMLVKQLEELEQFDNESLLERRYQRLMSYGYC
- the dnaE gene encoding DNA polymerase III subunit alpha; translation: MSDPKFVHLRVHSDFSMVDGLSKVPPLVKKVAEMGMPALALTDFTNLCGLVKFYGTAHGCGVKPIIGADFLMQSPEFGDELTKLTVIATSNKGYNNLTLLISKAYLRGHVQHQPVIDKEWLIEHAEGLILLSGAKEGEIGKALLKGNRELVASSVEFYKTHFADRFYLELIRTGRPDEESYLHFALELAEQEDLPVVATNEVVFISEDLFDAHEIRVAIHDGFTMVDPRRPKNYSPQQYLRSEEEMCELFSDIPEALENSVEIAKRCNVTVRLGEYFLPNFPTEGLAIEDFLIKKSEEGLERRLAFLFPDEKVRAERRPEYDERLKIELEVVNNMGFPGYFLIVMEFIQWSKDNDVPVGPGRGSGAGSLVAYALDITDLDPLEYDLLFERFLNPERVSMPDFDIDFCMDKRDQVIDHVAEMYGRDAVSQIITFGTMAAKAVIRDVGRVLGHPFGFVDRISKLVPPDPGMTLEKAFLAEPALPELYDGDEEVRELIDKCRILEGCTRNAGKHAGGVVISPTTITDFAPIYADAEGNFPVTQFDKNDVETAGLVKFDFLGLRTLTIIDWALGLVNPRLKKEGKDPVRIESIPLDDQASFNLLQNSETTAVFQLESRGMKDLIKRLQPDCFEDIIALVALFRPGPLQSGMVDNFIDRKHGREAVSYPDETWQHESLKETLEPTYGIILYQEQVMQIAQILAGYTLGGADMLRRAMGKKKPEEMAKQRGTFKEGAEANGVDGELSMKIFDLVEKFAGYGFNKSHSAAYALVSYQTLWLKTHYPAEFMAAVMTADMDNTEKVIGLVDECFRMKLKLLPPDINSGLYRFNVDEDGAIVYGIGAIKGVGEGPIEAIIEARNKGGYFKDLFDFCARLDLKKVNKRVIEKLILSGALDRLGPHRAAMMASLKDAVKAASQHHHAEAFGQSDMFGVLTDAPEEVEHKYTQVPKWPEKVWLEGERETLGLYLTGHPVNAYIKELAKYTSCRLKDATPTRRDQSLTIAGLVIAARVMTTKRGTRIGLMTLDDRSGRMEVMLFSDALDRYAELLEKDKIVVVSGQVSFDDFNGGLKMSAREVMDLGSAREKYARGVSISIDQSQINGQFFERFSQILEPYRAGTVPVNVYYQRADARARLTLGTEWRVTPSDTLLDELKQLLGNSQVELEFN
- a CDS encoding c-type cytochrome; the encoded protein is MKKITLGLVLGFGLLSGNALAGDVAAGQAKAAICAACHGADGIAMIPGYPNLKGQNEQYIVSSINAYKTKQRNGGLAAVMQAQASMLSDEDIANLAAYYASLK